The genomic segment ATTTCTTGATTTAAATCTTCAATCCAATATTTTGGTGGATTATCAACAAAATCAGTTATAATTGTATAAAAGTCTATATTTGGATTATACTTTTCCAATGACTGTTGTAGTAATTTATTTGCTAAAGGCATCATAGAAATAACTAAATTAGGTTCTTCAAATTCCCAGTATCTTTTTAATTTTTTTAATAATGTTCGACTTTTTATATCTATAACTTTTTGAATTATTGGTACATAAAATAGCCACTGAAATTTTCTCAATCTCATTTTTAGTATAAGAGAATTATATATAGCTTCTCCCCAGCCTTCTTTCCAAACATCTTTCACTATGTTTACAATTTTTATTTGCCAAGGTAGATGTAACCTTTTAAATTCAGAATATAAAGCATTAGCACTGGCTCTATGCCCTCCCCCACTATCTGTTATTGCAATAATAACCTTAAAATTATTTCTTTTCATAAACATCGCTCCACTATACTTTATCAATGAATAGGAATGCTTTACATTATTTTAACTAACAAAATATAAGAATTTAAAATCAAGTTTAAGTTGAATAACAAAATAACGTTTTATTCCCAATTTTATTAACAGATTTATTTAATCTATTCTCTTGATAATATGATCTAAATAGAAATTATGTAATATTATCTTATTTTCAGAACAATTAAACTTCTATTTGTTTGATATACAACAGATAATAAGTATTCAATTATGAAGAATGAAGTATTTTCATATTATATTTATTAACTAATCTATAATATTATCAAACACCCCATTTTTATCTTTAAAGGAGAAAAGTATAATCTAACATTATTGACAGGAGTAATTTTTAGAATTATTTACAACAATTCTAGGCTTAATTCCACCCAAAGACGAATGAGGTCTTTGATTACTAGATATACACATCCATCAAGGCGCAAGTACTTGTGCATGATAGATAGATTTAAAGATATTCAACTATTGACATTCATGTCTAGCCGTTCTATTCAATACTTCAATGTAAGCATTCTGTGTTGGTTTCCCTTTCTGGATAAAAGATAATTAGATACTGTTTTTACAACTCCAAGTCTCAAGACCTTAGCTAATCAATTCTTACCAACTGTTATAACATAGTCCTTGTGGTTTTTCTTAATAAACTATATTTGCTAAAGAAATCTAATGACTTCTTCAAGATGTTTCTTTATTCTTTATTCAGTATTACATAGCCATATGTTTTTTGGCAGATAGCTTTGCCTCATTTTTTATTTATATTTTGTATGAATAATTTAATTAGGGCTTCCTGAAAAAGTTTTTACCCAGCTTTTTTCTGAAGTTTATAGCGATTTTTGATTTTACTGGCTTCTTGTGCACAAATCATATCAAGATTCATAACCAAGACTGAAAGATAAATTTCCGTTTCGCTAGTTTCCATCAGCTTAGCCTTTATCCTACACATGACATATTTTCTCTTGGCTACGCCAAAGCGACCTTCAATGGAAATTCCATCTATATCATCTTGATATCGTTGCAGTTTTTCTTTTTTCAAATCTTCCTTGTTTTTTCTGTTTCCTTTGGTCGTCTGCCCAAAGGTTTACCAGTCATCCTTATACCTTTTTCTTTACAGAAATTCCGAGCTTCTCTTGTTTGATAAATCTTATCAGCATGAACGGATTCTGGATAATAGGCATAACGATTTTTATAGTTCTCTATCTGTCCGACCAGATCCTGAGACTCGTTAAAGTTGTTCCAAAAAGATATTCAATATAACTAAAGCTCCTTTGAAAATGTAAATGCTTCAACTATCTTGACTCATAGGGTTGCAAGGGTTTTAAAGTGATATTGATAGATTCCTGGCACTTGTCAGGGAAATTTTATACTTAAATCCTTTCTATGTAAATTCATAGGCTTTTTCAGGAAGCCCTAATTAGTTAATTTACTTTTCAAAGATAATTATTTTGCTTACAAAAGACATCTCAAAATATTCTTCGTAAACATTAAGCGTCAGTGGAATGTATAGATACAACACAAGTCAAATTCAATGTATTAAAAATAATAGAAATCTATTTACTTCTATGAATGTTTTTTTCTTTTGTATTTCTAAGCTATTCATATAATTTGGCTTGTTGAGAATTACTTTACTTATGAAGAAAAGATAACATTAAATTCATCACAATTAATTATTCTGCTTTTGATATTAATGGTATTTAGAGATGCACTTTTTCATTGTAAAAAAATGCTAAGATTCTTTTATATGATTATATTTAATATTTGAGATTAGTGATTACTTTTCCATCAGAGTAATTGATTCAAATAGAAATCAAATTCATTAGATTACCTTAGAAGGAATTATATCATCAAATAATTCTTACTATTACTAAACAAGCTATGTTTCTACCTTAAAACTCGTTGTAAGATATCTTTATTAATAAAATGTAAACATAAAACAATAAATATATTCTATGTACAAAAACAATATCTTCAAGTATATAAAGATTTTTAAAACAAGTTGTATACTAATATTTATATAATTTCTGTAATTAAAAAAATACTCTACAAATTAGTTTAAAATATTTTTTTAATACAAAACAAAGAAGGACAGCCAGATCCTTATATTTAATAATCTACCACAAGAAATTATTTACGTCAAATAATAATATTTGCATATTACCTGAAAGCTAAAGACTTCAAGTAAAAATATTTGCTAATGCTAGGCCTAAAATAAATCTTAAATTAATATTAAGAAAAAACAATATTTGATTTTATGTATTTTTAATTCTAGTATATAAGTTATATAATTTAAATTGATCTCCAGGGCGGAATATGGGTAGTCACTAACGTGATTTGCTCATCATCAATATACTAGGGTTCTTTCCAATGATTATAAACCATTCCGACGGGAGCATGCTCAGTTTCATAATATGTGAAACCAGTTTCAGTAAATATGAGAATTGAATCTATTGAGTATTCAGTGTTTGGTTCGGGATAATTTGTAATCGCAGTATAAAGCCGGTCCCAGTTACCTAAAAATTAAGAATTTTCAGAGTTCCCAGACTGGTTCTCGTCATCACTGCCATCTAAAACTTCGATCATTTCACAACTCATGAAATGATAGCATAGCTAACAAAACAATAAATAGAGCTTTTCTTTTGGCCATCTTTATTTGCTTATATTTATATTTATTCCGAATGTAACATTTGTAATAAACTAAAACAATATGTAAATACTATGAGTTAAATGTTTTCACTAATTTATTTTTAGGCAGTATCAATGTACGAATTGTGATGAAAAAACCATTACTATCTACTCCATAACTCGCTCCAAGAACTCAACCATAACATCCAAAGCTGGTTGACTATCAAAACCTCCTCGACCATGCGTTGCTCCTTTCAGAGAATAGCGAGTAGAGGCTACTCCAGCAGCTAATAAGGCATTATGGAGAATTACGGTTTGACTCGGTGACACAGCTAAATCTTTATCACCATGAAGGAATAGAAAGGGCGGCTCGCCTCCATCAATATAGGAGAGAGGATTGGCATTCTTAGCTGCTTCAGGATCAGCCATTATACTCTCACTTGAGAATATACACCATTTACATAATGAGACTCAGGAGAAGTATTTACTTCATGAGATCTTCTTGATTCATCTGTGTAGTCATCGGCTATCCTCCTCAAGTCAGATAATCCATACAGATCAATGACACCCTTCACTGCTGTTGTATATTCCCACTTATATTTCCCTAGAAAATCTTCCTTACCATTATTGGCACTAGTAGCTGTTAGAGCGACCATGTACCCGCCAGCGGAATTTCCTAGTAAGACAATCCATTCAGGATCTATATGATACTTATCTGCATTTGCCTTTATATACCTAATGGCATCATTCACATCTGCAACAGCATCTTTATACAGACCTTCACCAATGACTATATACTGGACGGTAACCACAGTATAACCATGATTAGCCAAGTAAGTTCTGAAAAGGGGGAAGCCCTCATAATTGGGTCGTTGAAAAACCACCACCAGGAATAAAGAAGACAACCAGCCTAGGCCCTTGCCCCTCTTCATGGTATTGAATATTCATTTGAAGTTTTATTGCCTGTCCGGTCTTATTACCATCCGTGATTGAAGTATGTTTGAAATATACACGTCTTTCCTCAAACCTCTTCTATCCTGGGTTAACATTAGCTTCTTTTGACCAATCCACGACGATACAAGAAGAAGTATCCGGTGAATGACCCAAGACACCAAAAGGATTAGTCGATCCATATTGATTGATCACATCATAGTTTCGATCTATGGTAGGATCGTAATCCTTAGCTTGAGCAGAAGCTTATCTGTCCTCTTTGCTCTCCCAACATTCTGTTAACAAGAAGCTAAGCTATACACAGGAAGAATTTTGAAGAATACATGCTCGATGGGAAAATCCAAAGGAAAATAAAAAAAGCATCACAGCTTTGGAAATTCTGAGCTAAGCCTAGATGGAGCTGAGTTTGAAGATTACCTTCTAGAGGTTATTGCTGATGATACGGGTCATGAAATAATTTATCTAAACATTTTGATATCGATGTTCTTAAGAAGAAGTTTGTGGCCCAAAGCTAAGACAATTTAGTTGAAATGCCAGATAGGGAGCAATAATATTATCCCAGGGCAAGTTGAAGTAAGATATCCAAGTGAATCGGGGCATTACACTTATCAATATTCTGGGGACTCTTGGTTCCTCCTAAACGAATAGCGGGAACGAAGGAATACATTTCATCTATGGCTAAGGGTCCATACTTTTCTTGAGCCTTTTCATTAAGATCTTTATCAAGAATCACAGACCTTAACTCCTCATCCAAAATCTTTTGATTAAAGAAGCTCTCTATATCCCAACTCAACACATCTGTAGCAGAAGTTTGAGGATCGATATAAGCAATATCATGAATGTCACTATCTAATTGTCTATAATAAAATATGATACCAAAGGAGGAGATGGCCACTGGGACTCGACCATAGTTTTCCTCCTGTCCTAACCAGCCCCATAGATTATCAATGTACTTGTCTGGATTAATGATCTGAATGATTCCCTCTCCATAAAAACCAAATCCATAACTTGACCAAAGCTCGGTCATACATTCAGGGAGATGTTCTTTATATTTGTTAATGACTTCAACATCGGCCTTTAGAGTATCCCCAGGTTTATAACTTTCAACGAATTTTTGTAATGCAATCTTATTCATGGTTTCTTAGTTTCCTTCTCTTTTTATTTAACACTGTCCAAATGGTTAGTATAGAAGGAATCGAATGAGCTGTCAATTTGATATTATAGCACAGAAAGCAATATATTATGTACAACTCTCTATTATTTTCTTCAGGGAAGTCTCTTTCTCAGGACTAAATATATACTCATTAATTTTGTCATAGAGTTCTTCATCAAAGATTCTTATCCTCGATACAATCTCATCAACTATGTTAGGTTCTACTACTTTTAATCTACCTTTAAATATTTCAAAACCCAAATCTATAGCCTTTTGAATAGCATCACAACCTTTATAGAAGTTATCAGTTTTAATAAAGCTATTGTTCTTTTTTAATCTTATTAACTTGATATATGCTCCTAAACATTCTACGAGATCCTTCCAACTCCGTAGTTCTATTAGTCTGAGTTGGTCAGTACTTGAATCATCTCCCATTTCAGTAGATATTCTTACAAATGTGTGGCAGAGATCATTAGCAATAAATTCATCATATTTAAAGGATTTTAACTGATAGAGCCTAATGTATGTCTTTAAAGATTTAATATTCTAGCCTAATGCCCAAGTGTATTGGTCACTTTTACATAAAAAATATGCTGTCATTCTAGCATCATGGGCTTCTACTTTTAATAAATTAACTTTTTCATCCATAATTGATTCATTTGTAGTATGATTCATATTTTTAATTAAATCATATTTAGTTTCCCATTCAGATCTTAAATCAGATATTTGCATATCAACTTCATCTTTAATAATTGAACCCATTTGATATCTGGGGAGAATTACAGCAATAGTTAAAAACAGAGAAAAACTTGTTAAAACAAATGAAAATATAGTAACAACATTTATATCCGTACTTACAATATCCCCCCCCAGATAGTTTTAATGGCAAGTGATATGGATATAGACAACAATAAAACATTTATAACAATACAGGTGACATTTACAGTTATATTAGTAACATAATTTAGTGCACTTAATTTTGATTTTGATTCTAAAAACATTATTTCTCCAATCTTTTTGAAATATTGGATACCTAACTTTAGTCTACAATTTACAGATAAGTAAAATAGAATTTCAAATATAGAAACAAATCCCCCTCCATTTAATATCCAAATTCCCAATGTAAACAACATAAATCTCTGCTATACTAAACTCAAAATGTACTGGAGAACTTGAATGGCAAAAGCTAAAGCAAAAGTAGAAGAAGCTATAGAAAAACAATTATGGAAAGCAGCGGATAAACTCCGTAAGAACATAGATGCAGCAGAATATAAACACATCGTCCTGGGCCTCATATTTTTAAAATATATCTCCGATGCCTTTGAAGACCTCTACAATAAGTTGATTGCCGGTGAAGGCGACTATGCAGGAGCCGATCCAGAAGACAAGGATGAATACAAGGCAGAGAATATCTTCTTCGTACCAGAACAGGCTCGCTGGTCCTATCTACAGAGTAGCGCCAAACTTCCCACGATTGGAGAACTAGTAGATGAAGCTATGGATGCCATTGAGAAAGACAATGTATCCCTCAAAGGAGTTCTACCCAAGGTCTTCGCCAGAGGGAACCTGGACCCTACAAATCTGGGAAGCCTGATTGACCTAATCAGTAACATAGCCCTGGGAGATGCGAAAGAACGCAGTGCCGACCTATTAGGACATGTATTTGAATACTTTCTGGGTGAGTTTGCCCTGGCAGAAGGGAAAAAGGGTGGGCAGTTCTACACCCCCCGTTCAGTCGTTGAACTTCTGGTAGAAATGCTGGAACCCTACACGGGAAGAGTTCTGGATCCCTGCTGTGGGTCTGGGGGAATGTTCGTTCAATCAGAGCAGTTTGTAGCCCAGCACCAAGGGCGTGTTAATGATATATCCATCTATGGTCAGGAGAGTAATCAGACCACCTGGCGCTTAGCCAAAATGAACCTGGCCATCAGAGGAATTGATAGCTCCCAGGTTCAATGGAACAATGAAGGCTCTTTTCTAAGAGATGCCCATAAAGACCTAAAGGTTGATTACGTTATAGCCAATCCCCCATTTAATGATAGT from the Spirochaeta cellobiosiphila DSM 17781 genome contains:
- a CDS encoding transposase, with product MKKEKLQRYQDDIDGISIEGRFGVAKRKYVMCRIKAKLMETSETEIYLSVLVMNLDMICAQEASKIKNRYKLQKKAG
- a CDS encoding transposase: MSFWNNFNESQDLVGQIENYKNRYAYYPESVHADKIYQTREARNFCKEKGIRMTGKPLGRRPKETEKTRKI
- a CDS encoding alpha/beta hydrolase family protein, whose protein sequence is MADPEAAKNANPLSYIDGGEPPFLFLHGDKDLAVSPSQTVILHNALLAAGVASTRYSLKGATHGRGGFDSQPALDVMVEFLERVME
- a CDS encoding T6SS immunity protein Tdi1 domain-containing protein; protein product: MNKIALQKFVESYKPGDTLKADVEVINKYKEHLPECMTELWSSYGFGFYGEGIIQIINPDKYIDNLWGWLGQEENYGRVPVAISSFGIIFYYRQLDSDIHDIAYIDPQTSATDVLSWDIESFFNQKILDEELRSVILDKDLNEKAQEKYGPLAIDEMYSFVPAIRLGGTKSPQNIDKCNAPIHLDILLQLALG
- a CDS encoding alpha/beta hydrolase — protein: MKRGKGLGWLSSLFLVVVFQRPNYEGFPLFRTYLANHGYTVVTVQYIVIGEGLYKDAVADVNDAIRYIKANADKYHIDPEWIVLLGNSAGGYMVALTATSANNGKEDFLGKYKWEYTTAVKGVIDLYGLSDLRRIADDYTDESRRSHEVNTSPESHYVNGVYSQVRV
- a CDS encoding type I restriction-modification system subunit M, producing the protein MAKAKAKVEEAIEKQLWKAADKLRKNIDAAEYKHIVLGLIFLKYISDAFEDLYNKLIAGEGDYAGADPEDKDEYKAENIFFVPEQARWSYLQSSAKLPTIGELVDEAMDAIEKDNVSLKGVLPKVFARGNLDPTNLGSLIDLISNIALGDAKERSADLLGHVFEYFLGEFALAEGKKGGQFYTPRSVVELLVEMLEPYTGRVLDPCCGSGGMFVQSEQFVAQHQGRVNDISIYGQESNQTTWRLAKMNLAIRGIDSSQVQWNNEGSFLRDAHKDLKVDYVIANPPFNDSDWSGDLLKEDGRWKYGKPPAGNANYAWIQHFIYHLNPKGTAGFVLAKGSLTSKTSGEGDIRKELIEAGLIDCIVNLPAKLFLNTQIPACLWFLSRDKTNGGFRDRKGEILFIDARNEGHLINRRTLELTPEDIQKIANTYHQWRSIESDYEDIKGFCSSTTIERVKELDYVLTPGRYVGLPEEEDDFDFTERFTSLRAEFEEQLKEEERLNKLILENLDKVKLP